GGGAGTGAATTCTCCTCTCTCTGTGCGGTAGAATTCATAAAATTCACGTTCTATCGGGCCGGATTTTTCTGTCAGTTCGTGCACTGTGCCACCTGTGTATTTTGTTTCTCCACCCAGGAATTCCACATAACGCTGCTCTGCCGCTTCCGCCATAATTTGTTTTCTCTGCTCCAGAGTCAATGAGTGCTTCAATCCGTTACGGCTGGCAGTACCCATATTATACATGCTGATTGTTGCAATGGCTTTGAGACGAGGGTCTATTTTTGCCGCACTGATAGCAAAACTTCCACTGCCGCAAATACCGATTACACCGATAAGATTCCGGTCGACAAACGGACGTGTACCGAGAAAATCTACCGCAGCGCTAAAGTCTTCCGCATAAACTTCCGGCAGAACGGTATTGCGCGGCTCGCCTTCGCTCCCACCCCAAAAAGAAAGGTCTATGGAGAGTGTTACAAAACCCAGTTCAGCCATTTTCGTTGCGTAAAGGTTTGCACTCTGTTCCTTGACTGCTCCCATAGGGTGTCCGACAATGATTGCCGAGTATTGCTCCCCTTCTTTCATATTCTTGGGCAGAAACAGATTTCCGGCTACCTTCATTTTATACTGGTTGGAAAAAGAAACTTTCTCCACACTTACCAAATCACTTTTATAAAAGTTATCTGCATCTGTCTGTGCAGAAGAAAAACTAGTTCCGAGCATCATAATAAATACAGTTGTTAATAATAAAATCCATTTCATATCTCTGGCGTTTTAATAATTAAAGAATTGATTGTCTACTTTCTACATTGCAAAAATACGGTGAAATAAAGAGAGTGTATGTAGATGAATTACTGACATTATTACCCGAATTACAGATTATATTTTTTTCATCATTCTGCTAAAATCTCCATTTTAACCTGTTTGCGGGAATGAGGCATACGAACACGTAAATAAACGAACATAATGCTTGCAATCAGGAAAAGAAACGCGCCGAAAACAGAATAGCGGGTACCCATTTCCGTGATGAAGGCTCCGCATATAGCCGTACCAATCGTCGTTCCCAAATTAGCGGAAGTCAAAAACATTCCATTGGCAAAATCGGGAGCTTCGAGTGCGGAATCTGTTATCATGTATTGCATATTATTACTTGCGATACCTGCCAATACACCTAAAATAAGGATGATTATTACCATAGCCGTTATCCATTCTCCAACGAAGAACAGGAAGATATAGGAAGCTAACAGCGCAAAAGGCATGATGATTATTGAGCGTCTGGCATTTATCGAAAGTAATTTCCCCGCCAGCACATTGCCTACAATATTCGCCAGTCCATATACAAGCAAGACGGCACTGATTACATTGTAGGAGACTTCCGTCACTGTTTTCAGATAGTTTGACATATAGCTGAAGAATCCGAACATGGCTCCGTTAATCAAGGTTACGGCAATGATTGAATGCCACATCTCCGTTTTCTTCAATACGCTGAGTTGCGCACCGTAAGATACTTTTTCTTTTACAGGCATGGAAGGGATAAACAGTATAGTAGCCACAAATACCAAAGCATTCACAACTGTGAAAAATAACATTGCCATGGAGAACGAAACTTCACTGGCAATGAAACTGGTCACCGGAACGCCCAGCACCATGCCGGCGGACACACCGATAAAGACTTTAGAAACAGCCTTGGGAGCCTGTTCCTTACTGACAGAAGCAGCAGCTACCGTAAAAGCCATAGATACATATACCGGATGCAGGAAAGCGGGAAGTATCCGGGCAATCAACAATATGGTAAAGTTAGAGGTAAGCATGGATATGATATTGCTTAGCGTAAATAATCCCAGTGCAAGCAGCATTACTTTCTTCCGGTTAATTCCCGAAAACAACAAAGGAGTGACTGGAGCCGATGCGGCTACCACCAATGCAAAAACACTTACCGTCCAGCCTGCCTGCGGTACGGAGACATTAAAAGTTTCGGCAATCAAGGGCAGGATACCCACTACTCCCATCTCGGTGTTTATAATGCCAAACACACCGACCGTAAGGATAAAGACGAGCAAACCGCCCGAATTGAGTTTTAATTTATTCTTTTGTTCCATAGCTGCTACATATAATTTATAATTCCAATTCTCTAGAAGTATAGAATTTAATCGACGCTACAAAGGTCGACAGAATTATGTGAAGCAGTTGTAGACAGATTACGGATATGACAACCCTAATTACAGATTCATCATTTCCTCTCTATGAAGATAGTTTTTTTACACATATCTTTATTACAGTTCAAATAAAAACAGCTATGAAAAAAATGGTAAAAAAGCCTTGCTGTATTGGATAGAAATTCCAATATCAGCTTGATTGCCCCCCAAAAAATAGTTATCTAGCACTGGCTAACAAATATCTGTTTTGCCGAATTATCATTAAATGCCTCTTCTTCAAATCCACCATACTTATGAATAATATGAAAACCATTCCATTCCAAATATGAATCCAGCTCTTGAGGAAAGAACATTCTCATATCCAGATTTTGAATAGAATTAAACTTGCCATTGATAAAATAATGCCATTCGATACGGTTTATCTGAGTTTTATTTTCATATCGCATGGTCTGCTTTATCAATACTTCTCTACCGTCATCGGTTGTATATGCGGCAATTTCCTTCTGCTCTTTTTCACCTTCAACTATATATTGGATATTTGGATTAAAACAATCAAACAGAAATAAGCCGCCGTCTTTGAGGTGATTCTTAACGACACTAAGTACCTTAAATAAATCTTCATTCTTATATAAATGATGAATCGAATTAAACGGAATAAAGATAAGGTCGTATTTTTCCGGCAAATTCAAAGTTCTGATATCTGCCTCGATAAAACTTATTTCTAATCCTGCTTCGGAAGCTTTCACCTTTGCCTGGGCAAGCATTGAAGGGGTGTAATCAACTCCAGTAATATCATATCCTTCCTTTGCAATGGGAAGAGTAAGTCTGCCTGTACCACAACAAAGTTCAAGTATCTGCGCATCCTTGTTTTCCGGCAACCACCGCTTATAAAAATGCAAATCATCTAGATTGGTATTCATTGCATCATAAATATTTGCATCATAAATTAAATCACCCACTTTATAATCACTATTCATATATGTCGTCCTCCAATGTCTATTATCTACTATTTTTAGGTTTATCATCAGTCACATTTTCCAAGGTCGGTAATATAGGTAAAATAATCCGTAATCTATATACAAACCGAATCT
The DNA window shown above is from Bacteroides faecium and carries:
- a CDS encoding alpha/beta hydrolase, whose protein sequence is MKWILLLTTVFIMMLGTSFSSAQTDADNFYKSDLVSVEKVSFSNQYKMKVAGNLFLPKNMKEGEQYSAIIVGHPMGAVKEQSANLYATKMAELGFVTLSIDLSFWGGSEGEPRNTVLPEVYAEDFSAAVDFLGTRPFVDRNLIGVIGICGSGSFAISAAKIDPRLKAIATISMYNMGTASRNGLKHSLTLEQRKQIMAEAAEQRYVEFLGGETKYTGGTVHELTEKSGPIEREFYEFYRTERGEFTPEGATPLTTTHPTLSSNVKFMNFYPFADIETISPRPMLFITGENAHSREFSEDAYRLAAEPKELYIVPGAGHVDLYDRVSLIPFNKLESFFKEYLKK
- a CDS encoding MFS transporter, encoding MEQKNKLKLNSGGLLVFILTVGVFGIINTEMGVVGILPLIAETFNVSVPQAGWTVSVFALVVAASAPVTPLLFSGINRKKVMLLALGLFTLSNIISMLTSNFTILLIARILPAFLHPVYVSMAFTVAAASVSKEQAPKAVSKVFIGVSAGMVLGVPVTSFIASEVSFSMAMLFFTVVNALVFVATILFIPSMPVKEKVSYGAQLSVLKKTEMWHSIIAVTLINGAMFGFFSYMSNYLKTVTEVSYNVISAVLLVYGLANIVGNVLAGKLLSINARRSIIIMPFALLASYIFLFFVGEWITAMVIIILILGVLAGIASNNMQYMITDSALEAPDFANGMFLTSANLGTTIGTAICGAFITEMGTRYSVFGAFLFLIASIMFVYLRVRMPHSRKQVKMEILAE
- a CDS encoding class I SAM-dependent methyltransferase, giving the protein MNSDYKVGDLIYDANIYDAMNTNLDDLHFYKRWLPENKDAQILELCCGTGRLTLPIAKEGYDITGVDYTPSMLAQAKVKASEAGLEISFIEADIRTLNLPEKYDLIFIPFNSIHHLYKNEDLFKVLSVVKNHLKDGGLFLFDCFNPNIQYIVEGEKEQKEIAAYTTDDGREVLIKQTMRYENKTQINRIEWHYFINGKFNSIQNLDMRMFFPQELDSYLEWNGFHIIHKYGGFEEEAFNDNSAKQIFVSQC